Proteins from one Rutidosis leptorrhynchoides isolate AG116_Rl617_1_P2 unplaced genomic scaffold, CSIRO_AGI_Rlap_v1 contig458, whole genome shotgun sequence genomic window:
- the LOC139883830 gene encoding auxin transporter-like protein 3 gives MASEKVETVVAGNYLEMEREEEDSSSGAKAKISKFFWHGGSVYDAWFSCASNQVAQVLLTLPYSFSQLGMLSGILFQLFYGLMGSWTAYLISILYVEYRTRKEREKVDFRNHVIQWFEVLDGLLGRHWRNAGLFFNCAFLLFGSVIQLIACASNIYYINDNLDKRTWTYIFGACCATTVFVPSFHNYRIWSFLGLIMTTYTAWYLTIASLIHGQVEGVKHSGPTKMVLYFTGATNILYTFGGHAVTVEIMHAMWKPQKFKLIYLIATIYVLTLTLPSASAVYWAFGDLLLTHANAFALLPRTGFRDAAVILMLIHQFITFGFACTPLYFVWEKFIGVHETKSFIKRALARLPVVIPIWFLAIIFPFFGPINSTVGSLLVSFTVYIIPALAHMITFAPAAARENAVERPPKLVGGWTGLYVVNTFVVIWVLIVGFGFGGWASMVNFVRQIDTFGLFTKCYQCPPHKA, from the exons ATGGCTTCCGAGAAGGTGGAGACCGTGGTGGCCGGAAACTACTTGGAAATGGAGAGAGAAGAAGAAGACTCATCAAGTGGTGCCAAAGCCAAGATTTCAAAGTTCTTTTGGCATGGTGGCTCTGTCTATGATGCTTGGTTTAGTTGTGCTTCTAATCAG GTTGCTCAAGTGTTGCTCACATTGCCATACTCATTCTCACAACTCGGAATGTTATCCGGTATTCTCTTTCAACTCTTCTATGGCTTGATGGGAAGCTGGACTGCTTATCTTATAAGTATACTCTATGTCGAGTACAGAACTAGAAAAGAGAGAGAAAAAGTTGATTTCAGGAACCATGTAATTCAA TGGTTTGAAGTTCTTGATGGGTTGCTGGGGAGACATTGGAGGAATGCAGGCCTCTTTTTCAACTGCGCGTTTCTACTTTTCGGATCTGTAATTCAGTTAATTGCATGTGCAAG CAATATATACTACATAAATGATAATCTAGACAAAAGAACATGGACCTACATATTTGGAGCATGTTGTGCAACAACAGTGTTTGTCCCTTCATTTCATAATTACAGAATCTGGTCTTTCTTGGGTCTTATTATGACTACTTACACTGCATGGTATCTTACCATCGCTTCCCTTATCCACGGCcag gTTGAAGGAGTCAAGCATTCTGGCCCAACCAAAATGGTTCTCTACTTCACTGGAGCAACCAACATTCTTTATACTTTTGGTGGGCATGCTGTCACAGT GGAGATAATGCATGCAATGTGGAAGCCACAAAAGTTCAAGTTAATCTACTTGATTGCAACAATATATGTATTGACCTTGACACTGCCATCAGCTTCAGCAGTATATTGGGCATTCGGAGATTTGCTTCTCACGCACGCTAACGCTTTCGCGTTGTTACCACGAACTGGATTCAGAGACGCAGCAGTTATCCTAATGTTGATCCATCAATTTATAACATTTGGATTTGCTTGCACCCCTTTGTACTTTGTTTGGGAGAAATTCATTGGAGTTCATGAGACCAAGAGCTTCATTAAGAGAGCATTGGCTAGGCTCCCTGTTGTCATACCGATTTGGTTCCTTGCCATTATCTTTCCTTTCTTTGGGCCTATCAATTCGACTGTTGGATCTCTTCTTGTCAGCTTCACTGTCTATATTATTCCTGCGTTGGCTCACATGATTACTTTTGCTCCTGCTGCTGCACGAGAG AATGCAGTAGAGAGACCGCCAAAGTTGGTAGGAGGGTGGACAGGATTGTATGTAGTGAACACTTTTGTAGTGATTTGGGTTCTGATTGTGGGATTCGGGTTCGGAGGATGGGCAAGTATGGTTAACTTCGTTCGACAAATAGACACATTCGGTCTATTCACTAAGTGCTACCAATGCCCACCTCACAAGGCTTAA